In Lasioglossum baleicum chromosome 19, iyLasBale1, whole genome shotgun sequence, the following proteins share a genomic window:
- the LOC143218249 gene encoding uncharacterized protein LOC143218249, with protein sequence MQIAMATAAIAVAPTIAIANVANGDSGSPRRDQETRTLDIVRMEMHRLQQLKKKLLKIRYGQRGGGGGGGGGGRGRGRGGGRGSGSGRGGGRESRGRREGGRERIEGGRERREGGRERREGGRERREGGGNIYINL encoded by the exons ATGCAAATCGCAATGGCGACCGCAGCGATCGCGGTCGCACCGACGATCGCGATCGCAAACGTCGCGAATGGCGACAGTGGGTCGCCAAGAAGAGACCAGGAGACAAGAACCCTGGATATAGTCAGGATGGAGATGCATAGA CTTCAGCAACTGAAGAAAAAGTTGCTCAAAATCAGATATGGCCAGcggggtggaggaggaggaggaggaggaggaggaagaggaagaggaagaggtggTGGAAGAGGAAGTGGAagtggaagaggaggaggaagagaaagtagaggaagaagagaaggaggaagagaaagaatAGAAGGAGGTAGAGAAAGGAGAgaaggaggaagagaaagaagagaaggaggaagagaaagaagggAAGGAGGAGGAAATATTTATATCAATTTATAA